In a genomic window of uncultured Flavobacterium sp.:
- a CDS encoding response regulator: MNLLSFNLWAQKNLSTEKIDKLILEALSNYRESNYEKSLIISRVALNQSTITKNDYFIARSYNIIGANYNDLVEYDKAIFFYKKSLFYADRAKNDGFKNMLYNNLGNIYCFEKKQYKQGIIFYKKSIELSSKIKDLSQIYFTNVNIAWAYFDIGNFEKGYPYLSFVNKHQKEVGDDDTVIITNMLNGMYCGYIDENLKARDYFEKAIKFGNEHVEKLDLSYAHLEYSKFLTKNGDFKEAYTNLSAYNKITEQIYNDEKVKKASIAGFNLELDEYKRQIDKIENEKITQYQSLKKSRIIVILFIVISFILLLLIVTLIKNIRFKKKHNLELLKAKEIAEEASMLKTQFISTISHELRTPLYGVVGITNMLLEEHKELSQSQHLSALKFSARYLLSLVNDILQINKIEENKVVLESLTFNISDEITMIKNSLSFLSQKNNNKINVSIDPNIPEYLIGDKLRLAQIIMNLVSNALKFTKDGEVEIIVNLDGIEGKMYFLDFLIKDNGVGIAAIDQGKIFEKFVQVGRKDEDYQGTGLGLSIVKRLLGLFGSTITLESDIGEGTSFSFTIPFEYDPQKTKTIIEEIEVDLTSNEIYKILIVEDNLINQLVTKKIIEKNNYICKVVDDGFSALKILENEEFDLILMDINMPLMNGFETTKRIRLQGIKTPVVALTAFDKDEIAEEAISSGINDIIIKPFEPVKLFKIINYLINEAKNGC; the protein is encoded by the coding sequence ATGAATTTACTTTCATTTAATTTATGGGCACAGAAAAATTTGTCAACAGAAAAAATCGATAAACTTATTTTAGAAGCACTTTCGAACTATAGAGAGTCAAATTATGAAAAATCATTAATTATTTCCAGAGTTGCGCTTAATCAATCAACAATTACCAAAAACGATTATTTTATTGCCCGTTCTTATAATATAATCGGAGCCAATTATAATGATTTAGTAGAATACGATAAAGCAATATTTTTTTATAAAAAAAGCCTTTTTTATGCTGACAGAGCAAAGAATGATGGCTTTAAGAATATGCTATATAATAATCTGGGTAATATATATTGCTTTGAAAAAAAACAATACAAACAAGGAATTATTTTTTATAAAAAATCGATAGAATTAAGCAGCAAAATCAAAGATCTGAGCCAGATATATTTTACGAATGTTAATATCGCCTGGGCTTATTTTGATATTGGAAATTTCGAAAAAGGATATCCCTATTTAAGCTTTGTAAACAAACACCAGAAGGAAGTTGGAGATGATGATACCGTTATAATTACTAATATGTTAAACGGTATGTATTGCGGTTACATAGACGAAAATCTTAAAGCTCGTGATTATTTTGAAAAAGCCATAAAGTTTGGAAATGAGCATGTCGAAAAATTAGATTTGTCATATGCGCATTTAGAGTATTCAAAATTTTTGACCAAAAATGGAGATTTTAAGGAAGCTTATACCAATTTATCTGCCTATAATAAAATAACAGAGCAAATCTACAATGACGAGAAAGTTAAGAAAGCTTCTATCGCTGGTTTTAATCTTGAATTGGACGAATACAAAAGGCAAATTGATAAAATCGAAAATGAAAAAATAACACAATATCAGAGTTTAAAAAAATCCAGAATTATTGTTATTCTGTTTATCGTAATCTCTTTTATTCTTCTTTTATTAATTGTCACATTAATAAAAAATATCAGATTCAAGAAAAAGCACAATTTAGAGCTTTTAAAGGCAAAAGAAATTGCAGAAGAAGCTTCGATGCTTAAAACACAATTTATTTCGACTATAAGTCACGAATTGCGTACTCCGCTATATGGAGTAGTGGGGATAACGAATATGCTTCTGGAAGAACATAAAGAATTGTCGCAAAGTCAGCATTTAAGTGCTTTGAAATTTTCAGCCAGATATTTATTGTCTTTAGTAAATGATATTCTTCAAATCAATAAAATAGAAGAGAACAAAGTCGTTCTGGAGAGTTTAACATTTAATATTTCGGATGAAATTACAATGATAAAAAACTCGCTTTCCTTTTTATCTCAAAAAAATAATAATAAAATTAATGTTTCAATCGATCCCAATATTCCTGAATATTTGATTGGAGACAAGTTGAGATTGGCCCAGATTATAATGAATTTGGTTAGTAATGCTTTGAAGTTTACTAAAGATGGAGAAGTAGAAATCATCGTAAATCTTGATGGAATAGAAGGGAAAATGTATTTTCTGGATTTTCTAATTAAGGATAATGGCGTTGGAATTGCTGCGATTGATCAGGGGAAAATTTTCGAAAAGTTTGTTCAGGTCGGAAGAAAAGATGAAGATTATCAAGGAACCGGATTAGGATTAAGTATTGTAAAACGATTGTTAGGACTTTTTGGAAGTACAATAACGCTGGAAAGTGATATTGGCGAAGGAACTTCATTTTCATTTACTATTCCGTTTGAATATGATCCTCAAAAAACAAAAACTATTATTGAAGAAATCGAAGTTGATTTAACTTCAAATGAAATTTATAAGATATTAATTGTCGAAGATAATCTTATCAATCAATTGGTTACTAAGAAAATCATTGAAAAAAATAATTATATCTGTAAAGTTGTAGACGATGGTTTTTCGGCGCTTAAAATCTTAGAAAATGAAGAATTTGATCTGATTTTAATGGATATAAATATGCCTTTAATGAATGGATTCGAAACGACTAAAAGGATTCGTTTGCAGGGAATAAAAACGCCAGTTGTAGCGCTTACTGCTTTTGATAAAGATGAAATTGCAGAAGAAGCGATTTCGTCCGGAATAAACGATATTATTATAAAACCGTTTGAACCGGTTAAGTTATTTAAAATTATAAATTACTTAATAAATGAAGCAAAAAATGGTTGTTAA
- a CDS encoding ABC transporter ATPase has protein sequence MYIPFEDLPGESRIWIYQSNRKFSEEEFSEIETDLKAFVEGWAAHGTSLEASYLLKYNRFIILAVNQDVQAATGCSIDSSVEFIQSLEKKYNVDLLDKMNVTFKLGEHIAHKPLIDFKKMVKDKSVSENTIVFNNLVNNIEEFNESWEVPAADSWHSRFF, from the coding sequence ATGTATATACCTTTTGAAGATTTACCTGGTGAATCCAGAATCTGGATTTATCAATCGAACAGAAAATTTTCTGAGGAAGAATTTTCTGAAATAGAAACTGACCTGAAAGCTTTTGTTGAAGGTTGGGCTGCACACGGAACAAGTCTGGAAGCTTCATATTTATTGAAATACAACCGATTCATTATTTTGGCTGTAAATCAGGATGTACAAGCAGCAACTGGTTGTTCCATCGATAGTTCGGTGGAATTTATTCAGAGTTTAGAGAAAAAATATAATGTTGATTTGTTAGATAAAATGAACGTTACTTTTAAACTAGGAGAACATATCGCGCACAAACCTCTAATTGATTTCAAGAAAATGGTTAAAGACAAATCTGTATCTGAAAATACGATTGTGTTTAATAATTTAGTAAACAATATCGAAGAATTTAATGAATCTTGGGAAGTTCCTGCTGCTGATAGTTGGCATAGTAGATTTTTCTAA
- a CDS encoding protease complex subunit PrcB family protein: MKKVISVLAVFAMVSCGVKKTTDSKVLYEVLTEQSDGGGNIKFFEILTEPNEIKMLENDPLLADKMKQTDISNSNYVILNMGEKNTGGYSIGVEKVEETDKNIVITVKENNPAADAMVMQVITYPYTVVKIHSKKDIIIK, from the coding sequence ATGAAAAAAGTAATTTCAGTTTTGGCAGTTTTTGCTATGGTTTCGTGTGGAGTAAAAAAGACAACAGATTCAAAGGTTTTATACGAAGTTCTAACGGAACAATCTGATGGCGGAGGAAATATCAAATTTTTTGAAATTTTGACAGAACCTAACGAAATCAAAATGTTAGAAAATGATCCGCTTTTGGCTGATAAAATGAAACAGACTGATATTAGTAATTCAAATTATGTGATCCTGAATATGGGAGAAAAAAATACCGGTGGATATTCTATTGGTGTTGAAAAAGTCGAAGAAACTGATAAAAATATTGTTATTACTGTAAAAGAAAATAATCCTGCTGCAGACGCAATGGTCATGCAAGTGATTACATATCCTTATACGGTTGTGAAAATTCATTCTAAGAAAGATATTATTATAAAGTAA
- a CDS encoding (Fe-S)-binding protein: MSYLDNILFAILLIVGFGFFASSVKKIIRNINLGVDVNRKDNSKARWKNMALIALGQSKMVRRPVAGILHIFVYVGFIIINIELVEIIIDGLFGTHRIFAPYLGLVYDVLIASFEILAFLVLVAVITFWIRRNVIRLKRFINPDLNGFPKSDANYILCFETVLMLLFLFMDASDLHLQNVPGGFSHFHRAGSFPISQFIAPIFNGMSNELVALLFEVFWWLHIAGILVFMNYLYFSKHLHILLAFPNTYFANLNPEGQFDNLESVTKEVKLMMDPNADPFAAAPVDENAAPSKFGASDVQDLNWVQLLNAYTCTECGRCTSSCPANQTGKKLSPRKIMMDTRDRLQEVGKNIDANKGVFVPDNKTLLNDYITPEELWACTSCNACVEECPVNISPLSIIMDMRRYLVMEQSAAPMSLNAMMTNIENNGAPWQYSQQDRLNWKNEN; encoded by the coding sequence ATGAGTTATTTAGATAATATTTTGTTCGCTATACTTCTAATTGTAGGTTTCGGTTTTTTTGCATCGAGCGTAAAAAAAATCATCCGTAACATCAATTTAGGAGTAGATGTAAATCGAAAAGATAATTCTAAAGCACGTTGGAAAAACATGGCATTGATTGCTCTTGGGCAATCAAAAATGGTGAGACGCCCTGTAGCTGGAATACTTCATATTTTTGTATATGTAGGTTTTATAATTATTAATATCGAATTAGTCGAAATTATAATCGATGGATTATTTGGAACTCATAGAATTTTTGCTCCTTATTTAGGATTGGTTTATGATGTTTTAATTGCTTCTTTCGAAATTTTAGCATTTTTAGTTCTCGTTGCCGTTATTACCTTCTGGATTAGAAGAAATGTAATAAGATTAAAACGTTTTATTAATCCTGATTTAAATGGTTTTCCTAAAAGTGATGCCAATTACATCTTGTGTTTTGAAACTGTTTTAATGCTTCTGTTTTTGTTTATGGATGCTTCTGATTTGCATTTGCAAAATGTTCCCGGAGGATTTTCTCATTTTCACAGAGCAGGAAGTTTTCCTATAAGTCAGTTTATTGCGCCAATTTTCAACGGAATGTCAAACGAATTAGTTGCATTGTTGTTTGAAGTATTTTGGTGGTTGCATATCGCAGGTATTTTAGTTTTTATGAACTATTTATACTTCTCAAAACACTTGCATATTCTTTTAGCATTCCCGAATACTTATTTTGCAAACTTAAATCCTGAAGGACAGTTTGATAATTTAGAATCAGTAACCAAAGAAGTTAAGTTAATGATGGATCCAAATGCTGATCCGTTTGCGGCTGCTCCGGTGGATGAAAATGCGGCTCCAAGTAAATTTGGAGCAAGTGATGTTCAGGATTTAAACTGGGTACAACTATTAAACGCTTACACTTGTACAGAATGTGGTCGTTGTACATCATCATGTCCTGCTAATCAAACGGGTAAAAAATTGTCTCCTCGTAAAATTATGATGGATACAAGAGACCGTTTGCAAGAAGTAGGAAAAAATATTGATGCAAACAAAGGTGTTTTTGTTCCGGATAATAAAACATTATTAAACGATTATATAACTCCAGAAGAGTTATGGGCATGTACTTCATGTAATGCTTGCGTAGAAGAATGTCCTGTAAATATCAGTCCGTTGTCTATTATTATGGATATGCGTCGTTATCTTGTTATGGAACAAAGTGCTGCTCCGATGTCATTGAATGCAATGATGACAAACATTGAGAACAATGGAGCGCCTTGGCAATACAGTCAACAAGATAGATTGAACTGGAAAAACGAAAATTAA
- the bshA gene encoding N-acetyl-alpha-D-glucosaminyl L-malate synthase BshA — MKIAIVCYPTFGGSGVVATELGLELARRGHEIHFITYSQPVRLALLNPNVHYHEVNVPEYPLFHYQPYELALSSKLVDMVKLYKIEVLHVHYAIPHAYAGYMAKQMLKNEGINLPMITTLHGTDITLVGNHPFYKPAVTFSINKSDYVTSVSQSLKDDTLKLFKIKNKIKVIPNFIELDKVIKEPGAPCHRYVMAKENERIITHISNFRKVKRIPDIIKIFYNIQKEMPAKLMMVGDGPEKEKAEVLCMELGIYDKVIFFGNSNEIDKILCMTDLFLLPSETESFGLAALEAMACGVPVISSNSGGLPEVNFDGISGYLSNVGNVEEMAANAIKILKDDEVLNQFKANALEVARKFDIKNILPKYEALYQRAIDDYKSEKQQS, encoded by the coding sequence ATGAAAATAGCTATAGTTTGTTATCCGACATTTGGCGGTAGTGGCGTAGTTGCTACAGAATTGGGTCTTGAATTAGCCAGACGCGGACACGAAATCCATTTTATTACTTATAGTCAGCCGGTTAGGTTGGCGCTTTTAAATCCTAATGTTCATTATCACGAAGTAAACGTTCCTGAATATCCTCTTTTCCATTATCAGCCTTATGAATTGGCTTTGTCAAGCAAATTGGTCGATATGGTGAAACTATATAAAATTGAAGTTCTTCATGTGCATTACGCTATTCCTCACGCATATGCGGGTTATATGGCGAAGCAAATGCTGAAAAATGAAGGAATTAATCTTCCGATGATTACAACGCTTCACGGAACTGATATTACTTTGGTTGGGAATCATCCGTTTTATAAACCTGCGGTGACTTTTAGTATCAATAAATCAGATTATGTGACTTCGGTTTCACAAAGTTTGAAAGATGATACGTTGAAATTATTCAAGATTAAGAATAAAATTAAGGTAATTCCGAATTTTATTGAGTTGGATAAAGTCATTAAAGAACCTGGAGCGCCTTGTCACCGTTATGTGATGGCAAAGGAAAATGAACGCATCATTACACATATCAGTAACTTTAGAAAGGTAAAACGTATTCCGGATATTATTAAGATTTTCTATAATATTCAGAAAGAAATGCCAGCAAAATTGATGATGGTTGGTGATGGTCCTGAAAAAGAAAAAGCAGAGGTTTTGTGTATGGAATTAGGAATTTACGATAAGGTAATTTTCTTCGGAAACAGTAACGAAATCGACAAGATTTTGTGCATGACTGATTTGTTTTTACTTCCATCAGAAACAGAAAGTTTTGGTTTGGCGGCTTTGGAAGCTATGGCTTGTGGAGTTCCAGTAATTTCGAGTAATTCGGGAGGTTTGCCAGAAGTTAATTTCGATGGAATCTCAGGATATTTAAGTAACGTCGGAAATGTTGAAGAAATGGCTGCAAATGCAATTAAAATACTGAAAGATGACGAAGTTTTGAATCAGTTTAAAGCAAATGCTCTGGAAGTTGCAAGGAAATTTGATATTAAAAACATCCTGCCTAAATATGAGGCTTTGTATCAAAGAGCAATTGACGATTATAAAAGTGAAAAGCAGCAATCTTAA
- the aroC gene encoding chorismate synthase, whose protein sequence is MAGNSYGTLYKVTTFGESHGEALGGIIDGCPSGIELDLEAIEVEMSRRKPGQSAIVTQRKEPDAVQFLSGIFEGKTTGTPIGFIIPNTNQKSDDYSHIKDNYRPSHADYVYDQKYGFRDYRGGGRSSARETASRVVAGAIAKQMLPEIKINAYVSSVGPIHLDTPYQDLDFSKIESNPVRCPDEKSAAIMEEYIRDIRKQGDTVGGIVSCVIQNVPVGLGEPVFDKLHAELGKAMLSINAVKGFEYGSGFSGSEMKGSEHNDLYNPDGTTKTNLSGGIQGGISNGMDIYFRVAFKPVATIMQTQDSLDNKGNITPMTGKGRHDPCVVPRAVPIVEAMAAIVLADFYLINKTY, encoded by the coding sequence ATGGCAGGAAATAGCTACGGCACCCTATATAAAGTTACTACATTTGGAGAATCTCATGGTGAAGCTTTAGGAGGAATTATTGATGGATGTCCATCAGGAATCGAACTTGATCTGGAAGCAATTGAAGTTGAAATGTCCAGAAGAAAACCAGGACAATCAGCAATTGTAACACAACGTAAAGAACCGGATGCAGTTCAGTTTTTATCCGGTATTTTTGAAGGTAAAACTACTGGAACTCCAATTGGTTTTATTATTCCGAATACAAATCAAAAATCAGACGATTACTCACACATAAAAGATAATTACAGACCAAGTCACGCTGATTATGTATACGACCAAAAGTATGGTTTTCGTGATTATCGTGGTGGCGGAAGAAGTTCTGCGAGAGAAACAGCAAGTAGAGTAGTAGCGGGTGCAATTGCAAAACAAATGTTGCCGGAGATTAAGATTAATGCTTACGTTTCTTCAGTTGGTCCAATTCATTTGGATACTCCATATCAAGACTTAGATTTTTCTAAAATAGAAAGTAATCCTGTTCGTTGTCCTGATGAAAAATCGGCTGCGATTATGGAAGAATATATTCGTGATATTCGTAAACAAGGTGATACTGTTGGCGGAATAGTTTCTTGTGTAATTCAAAATGTTCCGGTTGGTTTAGGCGAGCCTGTTTTTGATAAATTACATGCTGAATTAGGAAAAGCAATGCTTTCTATCAATGCTGTAAAAGGTTTTGAATACGGAAGCGGATTTTCTGGTTCTGAAATGAAAGGAAGTGAACACAACGATTTATACAATCCTGACGGAACAACAAAAACAAATCTTTCAGGAGGAATTCAAGGTGGAATAAGCAACGGAATGGATATCTATTTTAGAGTAGCTTTCAAACCAGTTGCAACTATTATGCAAACTCAGGATTCATTAGATAATAAAGGAAATATTACACCAATGACTGGTAAAGGCCGTCATGATCCGTGTGTTGTACCTCGTGCAGTGCCAATTGTAGAAGCAATGGCTGCGATTGTTTTGGCTGATTTTTACTTAATCAACAAAACATATTAA
- a CDS encoding (Fe-S)-binding protein: protein MSESLVVPTMAEMLAQGTQPEVLFWVGCAGSFDDRAKKITKAFVRILNRTNVSFAVLGTEESCTGDPAKRAGNEFLFQMQAMMNIEVLNAYEAKKIVTACPHCFNTLKNEYPELGGQYDVIHHTEFLKSLIDDGRLTVEGGQFKGKKITFHDPCYLGRANKVYEAPRDLIQKLDVELVEMKRSKANGLCCGAGGAQMFKDAEPGNKEVNVLRTEDALEVKPDIIAAGCPFCNTMLTDGIKHQEKEGQVKVMDIAELIANAQDL from the coding sequence ATGTCAGAAAGTTTAGTAGTGCCAACAATGGCTGAAATGCTAGCCCAAGGAACACAACCGGAAGTTTTATTTTGGGTTGGTTGCGCAGGGAGTTTTGATGATAGAGCAAAGAAAATTACAAAAGCATTTGTGCGAATTTTAAATCGTACCAATGTTTCGTTTGCAGTTTTAGGTACAGAAGAGAGTTGTACCGGAGATCCTGCAAAACGTGCCGGAAATGAGTTTTTGTTTCAAATGCAAGCCATGATGAATATCGAGGTTTTGAATGCATATGAAGCTAAAAAAATCGTAACCGCTTGTCCACATTGTTTTAATACTTTAAAAAACGAATATCCTGAATTAGGAGGTCAATATGATGTAATTCATCATACAGAGTTTTTAAAGTCATTAATTGATGACGGAAGATTAACGGTTGAAGGTGGCCAATTTAAAGGAAAGAAAATCACTTTTCACGATCCTTGTTATTTAGGAAGAGCAAATAAAGTATACGAAGCGCCAAGAGATTTGATTCAGAAATTAGACGTTGAATTAGTCGAAATGAAACGTTCTAAAGCAAATGGTTTATGTTGTGGAGCTGGTGGAGCACAAATGTTTAAAGATGCTGAGCCAGGAAACAAAGAAGTAAATGTATTGCGTACTGAAGATGCCTTAGAAGTAAAGCCGGATATTATTGCTGCCGGATGTCCGTTTTGTAATACAATGTTAACGGATGGTATTAAACATCAGGAAAAAGAAGGGCAAGTTAAAGTAATGGATATTGCCGAATTGATTGCTAATGCTCAGGATCTTTAG
- a CDS encoding dicarboxylate/amino acid:cation symporter has product MQVTETKKKSFFSGLTGQIIIAMILGAALGIIIHNSISQEAAVSFSNKIKMLATIFIRLVQMIIAPLVFTTLVVGIAKLGDIKTVGRIGGKALGWFFTASFISLLIGLFYVNLLEPGVGLKLDHVDMAAATEVTAKTKVLSVENFVEHIVPKSIFEAMATNEILQIVIFSIFFGLAAASLGNTVKPIINAFDKASHIVLKMVNYVMNFAPIGVFGAIAGVFAIRDAEELLITYFKFFGSFLVGISTLWVVLIAVGYIFLKGRMTELLRRIVGPLAIAFGTTSSEAVFPKLTEELEDFGVKNKIVAFMLPLGYSFNLDGSMMYMTFASIFIAQFYGVHLDLGTQMAMLLVLMLTSKGIAGVPRASLVIVAATCGMFKIPVEGIALILPIDHFCDMFRSATNVLGNALATSVVGQWEDGKEGNLELEEEN; this is encoded by the coding sequence ATGCAAGTTACAGAAACCAAAAAAAAATCATTTTTTTCAGGATTAACAGGGCAAATTATAATTGCAATGATACTTGGAGCAGCTTTGGGAATTATTATTCATAATTCAATTTCGCAAGAAGCCGCAGTATCATTTAGTAATAAAATAAAAATGCTTGCGACCATTTTTATCCGATTGGTGCAAATGATTATTGCTCCTTTAGTTTTTACCACTTTAGTCGTAGGAATTGCGAAATTGGGTGATATCAAAACCGTTGGAAGAATTGGAGGTAAAGCACTTGGTTGGTTTTTTACAGCTTCTTTTATATCCTTATTAATTGGATTATTTTATGTGAATCTTTTAGAGCCTGGAGTAGGTTTGAAATTGGATCACGTTGATATGGCAGCAGCTACAGAAGTTACAGCTAAAACAAAAGTATTGTCTGTTGAGAATTTTGTAGAGCATATTGTTCCTAAAAGTATTTTTGAAGCAATGGCAACCAATGAAATTTTGCAAATCGTAATCTTTTCTATCTTTTTTGGATTAGCAGCGGCTTCATTAGGAAATACTGTAAAACCAATTATAAATGCTTTTGATAAAGCTTCGCATATCGTTTTAAAAATGGTGAATTATGTAATGAACTTTGCTCCAATTGGAGTTTTTGGTGCCATTGCAGGAGTATTTGCTATTAGAGATGCAGAAGAATTATTGATTACATATTTTAAATTCTTCGGATCGTTTTTAGTCGGAATTAGTACATTATGGGTTGTCTTGATCGCTGTAGGTTATATTTTCTTAAAAGGAAGAATGACAGAGTTATTAAGACGTATTGTTGGACCATTAGCGATTGCTTTTGGAACGACAAGTAGTGAAGCAGTTTTTCCTAAATTAACAGAAGAATTAGAAGATTTTGGTGTTAAAAACAAAATTGTAGCATTCATGTTGCCACTTGGATATTCGTTTAACCTTGACGGAAGTATGATGTACATGACTTTTGCCAGTATCTTTATCGCTCAGTTTTATGGCGTTCATTTAGATTTAGGAACGCAAATGGCTATGCTTTTGGTTTTAATGTTAACGAGTAAAGGTATTGCAGGTGTGCCAAGAGCGAGTTTAGTAATCGTTGCAGCGACTTGCGGAATGTTTAAAATTCCAGTAGAAGGAATTGCGTTAATCTTGCCAATTGATCACTTTTGTGATATGTTCAGAAGTGCTACAAACGTTTTAGGAAATGCTTTAGCAACATCTGTAGTTGGACAATGGGAAGATGGTAAAGAAGGAAACTTAGAATTAGAGGAAGAGAATTAA
- a CDS encoding UDP-2,3-diacylglucosamine diphosphatase, with protein MKKRNVELVILSDVHLGTYGSHAKELNNYLSSIKPKTLVLNGDIIDAWQFRKSYFPKAHLRVIQRIIGMASKGTKVYYITGNHDEILRKFSDMNMGNFALVDKLVLELDDKKAWIFHGDVFDASVQHSKWIAKLGGLGYDYLILTNRFANWCLAKLGREPYSFSKKIKASVKKAVKFISDFETTATDLAIEKNYDYVICGHIHEPKIITKENKHGSTLYLNSGDWVENLTALEYHKKRWKLYSYAESNFTEEENLFEMEDILSSQLISSIILNK; from the coding sequence TTGAAAAAACGAAATGTTGAATTGGTCATCCTGTCAGATGTCCATTTGGGAACTTACGGAAGTCACGCTAAAGAACTAAACAACTACTTATCAAGCATTAAACCAAAAACATTAGTCTTAAATGGCGACATAATTGATGCTTGGCAATTTAGAAAATCATATTTCCCAAAAGCACATTTAAGAGTCATTCAACGCATAATTGGGATGGCTTCTAAGGGAACAAAAGTCTATTATATTACTGGAAACCACGACGAAATTCTTCGAAAATTCAGTGATATGAATATGGGAAATTTTGCTTTGGTCGACAAATTAGTTTTAGAACTTGACGATAAAAAAGCATGGATTTTTCACGGAGATGTTTTTGATGCTTCTGTTCAGCACTCTAAATGGATTGCAAAACTTGGCGGTTTAGGTTATGATTATTTAATTCTTACTAATCGTTTTGCAAATTGGTGTTTGGCTAAACTTGGAAGAGAACCTTATTCGTTTTCCAAAAAAATTAAAGCCAGTGTTAAGAAAGCAGTGAAATTTATATCAGATTTCGAAACTACTGCAACAGATCTTGCTATCGAAAAAAATTATGATTATGTAATTTGCGGACACATTCACGAACCAAAAATTATTACTAAAGAAAACAAACACGGTTCTACTTTATATCTAAATTCTGGTGATTGGGTCGAAAATTTAACTGCTTTAGAATACCACAAAAAACGTTGGAAATTGTACTCTTATGCCGAAAGTAATTTTACGGAAGAAGAAAATCTTTTTGAGATGGAAGACATTTTGAGCTCTCAATTAATTTCTTCTATTATCCTAAATAAATAG
- a CDS encoding DEAD/DEAH box helicase, with protein MLFEDLSLSKSIQKAVFEEGYLNPTPIQEQSIPIVLAGRDLIGCAQTGTGKTAAFAIPIIHQLHRIVGSSKKAKVIRALIVTPTRELAVQIGQSFDTYAKYTNLTQLTIFGGVSQNPQVDTLKQGVDILVATPGRLLDLQKQGFLDLDHLHTLVLDEADQMLDMGFINDVKKIVKLTPKNRQTLLFSATMPIAIRELAEMFLKDPAKVEVSPVSSTAENVEQRVYFVEKTEKRNLLYHLIKNEDLSNVLVFSRTKHGADNVVKALRKKDIPAEAIHGDKSQNARQRVLDAFKNKEVGVLVATDIAARGIDIDQLPFVINFDLPNIPETYVHRIGRTGRAGNGGIAISFCSKDEQPYWKDIQKLIKVDVKTITDHPYPWHSGSPEASAEKPKNSNRSGGAHKSRKSNASKQNKKRWY; from the coding sequence ATGTTATTCGAAGATTTATCACTTTCAAAAAGTATACAAAAAGCCGTATTTGAAGAAGGCTACCTAAATCCTACTCCTATTCAGGAGCAATCTATTCCGATTGTTTTGGCAGGAAGAGATTTAATTGGTTGCGCACAAACAGGTACAGGAAAAACGGCCGCTTTTGCCATTCCAATCATACATCAATTACATAGAATTGTTGGCTCATCTAAAAAAGCCAAAGTAATTCGTGCTCTTATAGTAACTCCAACACGTGAATTAGCGGTGCAAATTGGTCAAAGTTTTGACACTTATGCAAAATATACCAACTTAACACAATTGACGATTTTTGGTGGTGTTTCGCAAAATCCACAAGTAGACACTTTAAAACAAGGTGTTGATATTCTGGTTGCAACTCCGGGAAGATTACTTGATTTACAGAAACAAGGTTTTCTTGATTTGGATCATTTACATACTTTGGTTCTGGACGAAGCGGATCAAATGCTGGATATGGGTTTTATAAACGATGTAAAAAAGATCGTAAAACTAACTCCTAAAAACCGTCAAACGTTATTGTTTTCGGCTACAATGCCAATTGCAATTCGTGAATTGGCCGAAATGTTCCTGAAAGATCCTGCTAAAGTCGAAGTTTCTCCAGTATCATCTACTGCCGAAAATGTTGAACAACGTGTTTACTTTGTTGAAAAAACAGAGAAAAGAAATTTATTATATCATTTAATAAAAAACGAAGATTTATCGAATGTTTTGGTTTTTTCGAGAACTAAACATGGTGCCGATAATGTTGTAAAAGCGCTTCGTAAAAAAGATATTCCTGCTGAAGCAATTCACGGAGACAAATCTCAAAATGCAAGACAACGCGTTTTAGATGCTTTCAAAAACAAAGAAGTTGGTGTTCTTGTAGCGACTGATATCGCAGCGAGAGGAATTGATATTGACCAATTGCCATTTGTAATTAACTTTGATTTACCTAATATTCCTGAAACTTATGTTCATAGAATTGGACGTACTGGACGTGCCGGAAACGGAGGAATTGCAATCTCTTTTTGCAGTAAAGACGAACAACCTTACTGGAAAGACATTCAAAAATTGATAAAAGTTGATGTAAAAACAATTACAGATCATCCTTATCCATGGCATTCCGGAAGTCCTGAAGCATCGGCTGAAAAACCTAAAAATTCAAACCGAAGCGGTGGTGCTCATAAATCGAGAAAATCAAATGCTTCTAAACAAAATAAAAAACGCTGGTATTAA